The following are encoded in a window of Amphibacillus xylanus NBRC 15112 genomic DNA:
- a CDS encoding flagellar hook-associated protein 2 — protein MGMRVGGLATGMDIDGIVKDLMKAERIPLDKLEQDKTRIEWQRDAFRDVNSMLLELDNMMLDMKLSRTYNTKSATSSNQAVTATAAATASAGSYNIAVKSLATSAINATEGTLSDLLGVDKLNPFTPLSEQLGEKLGGEFPKTIAFKTYHNNREGEVHTIDITDEDTLNSVLTKITNLKDAGVRAFYDVQADRVIMERTSAGKFNSNGPEIDFNVSLEEVMDAKGITDENEISFMGNFFGDIFGLKSDPVTDSDGNVIRYGNEKGGTDAVFEYNGIELTSKTNTTTLNGITFTFNDVTERTYVNISNDTDATFNKIKEFVEKYNEIVEKINGKVTETYYRDYPPLTSEQMEEMSDREIELWEEKARSGLLRRDPILTNALSQMRQAWTGRVTTDSSFTHFSQIGIKTTTNYMDGGKLELDEDKLKAALQEDPDAVYRLFSNNATGSERGIINRLEDAVDKTTERINHQAGRSTHQPHQYALGRRLKGMDERIEAFQRRLKQTEDRYWRQFSAMESAIQRMNEQSNYLFSQFNQQW, from the coding sequence ATGGGAATGAGAGTCGGTGGTTTAGCTACTGGAATGGATATTGACGGTATCGTTAAAGACTTAATGAAAGCAGAACGAATTCCTTTAGATAAACTAGAACAGGACAAGACTCGAATTGAGTGGCAACGAGATGCTTTTAGAGACGTTAATTCAATGTTACTCGAACTCGACAATATGATGCTTGATATGAAATTAAGTAGAACATACAATACGAAATCAGCTACTTCATCAAATCAAGCAGTTACAGCTACAGCTGCAGCAACTGCATCAGCAGGAAGCTATAATATCGCTGTTAAGAGCTTAGCAACAAGTGCAATTAATGCAACAGAAGGAACTCTTTCGGATTTATTAGGGGTTGATAAACTTAACCCATTTACACCGTTAAGTGAGCAACTAGGAGAAAAATTAGGTGGAGAATTCCCTAAAACAATTGCCTTTAAAACATACCATAATAACCGAGAAGGCGAAGTTCATACAATTGATATAACTGATGAAGATACGTTAAATAGCGTATTAACGAAAATCACCAATCTCAAGGATGCTGGTGTTCGTGCTTTTTATGATGTTCAAGCAGATCGTGTTATTATGGAAAGAACGAGCGCAGGTAAATTTAACTCGAATGGTCCAGAGATTGATTTTAATGTATCTTTAGAAGAAGTGATGGATGCTAAAGGAATTACTGATGAAAATGAAATTAGCTTTATGGGTAACTTCTTTGGAGACATTTTCGGCTTGAAATCAGATCCAGTAACGGACAGTGACGGGAATGTTATTAGATATGGTAATGAGAAAGGTGGCACTGACGCTGTCTTCGAATATAATGGTATCGAACTGACGTCAAAAACAAACACAACAACGTTAAATGGCATTACATTTACCTTTAATGATGTTACAGAACGTACGTATGTTAATATTAGTAATGATACTGATGCTACATTTAATAAAATTAAAGAATTTGTTGAGAAATATAATGAAATTGTTGAGAAGATTAATGGAAAAGTGACGGAAACGTATTATCGTGATTATCCACCATTGACATCTGAACAAATGGAAGAAATGAGCGATCGCGAAATTGAATTATGGGAAGAAAAAGCACGTAGCGGTTTATTAAGACGTGATCCAATTCTAACAAACGCTCTATCACAAATGCGTCAGGCGTGGACTGGCAGAGTCACAACTGATAGTAGTTTCACACACTTTTCACAAATTGGGATTAAAACAACAACTAACTATATGGATGGTGGTAAGTTAGAGCTAGATGAAGATAAATTGAAAGCAGCACTACAAGAAGACCCTGATGCTGTTTATCGTTTATTTTCTAATAATGCTACGGGCTCAGAACGAGGCATTATTAATCGCTTAGAAGATGCTGTTGATAAAACGACTGAACGAATCAATCATCAAGCAGGCCGATCAACTCACCAACCACATCAATATGCACTTGGTCGTCGCTTAAAAGGAATGGATGAGCGGATTGAAGCATTTCAACGTCGCTTAAAACAAACGGAAGATCGATATTGGCGCCAGTTCTCGGCAATGGAATCAGCCATCCAACGTATGAATGAACAATCTAATTACTTATTTAGTCAGTTCAATCAACAATGGTAA
- the secA gene encoding preprotein translocase subunit SecA, whose amino-acid sequence MLGLLKRIFDSNERKLKELQEIVDQIEALEPEYEKLTDEQLVAKTDEFKQRYQAGETLDDLLVEAYAVVREGSKRVLNMRPYPVQLMGAIVLHGGDIAEMKTGEGKTLASTMPAYLNALTGEGVHIITVNEYLADRDAREMGELFRFLGLTVGLNVNSMNKTEKRAAYQADITYGTNNEFGFDYLRDNMVLYKEQMVQRPLNFAIIDEVDSILIDEARTPLIISGSARKSAALYQQANTFVRTLKKEVDYTYDVKTKGVQLSEEGITKAENFFNVDNLFDLNHVTLTHHINQALKAHVSMHRDMDYVVKEGKVVIVDQFTGRLMEGRRYSDGLHQAIEAKEGLPIQNESMTLASITFQNYFRMYNKLAGMTGTAKTEEEEFRNIYNMNVFAIPTNKPVVRNDRPDLIYKTMEGKFNAVVADIKERNKKGQPVLVGTVAVETSELISKLLKKAGVKHNVLNAKNHFREAEIIENAGEKFAVTIATNMAGRGTDIKLGEGVKELGGLAVIGTERHESRRIDNQLRGRSGRQGDPGESQFYLSMEDDLMRRFGSDNMKAMMDRLNMDDSQPIESKMVSKAVESSQKRVEGNNFDARKNVLAYDDVLREQREVIYQQRYDVLNSENLYDVVIGMIEEVVNDTVDMYTSDEDREAWDLDALIEYVHANLVESNYLTKADIENKEPEVIKETIMEKVVQKYQEKEAELGSEQMREFEKVIVLRTVDTKWMDHIDSMDQLRQGIHLRAYGQNDPLNEYQMEGFAMFEAMVQSINEEVARFIMKAQVRHNLERQEVVKNATAVTGDQSKKQKKKTPFVKGETVGRNDPCPCGSGKKYKHCHGR is encoded by the coding sequence ATGCTAGGTTTACTTAAACGAATATTTGATAGTAATGAACGAAAATTAAAAGAACTTCAAGAGATTGTAGATCAAATTGAAGCACTAGAACCAGAATATGAAAAACTAACAGATGAACAGTTAGTAGCAAAAACAGATGAATTTAAACAACGCTATCAAGCTGGAGAGACTTTAGATGACTTATTAGTAGAAGCTTATGCTGTTGTTCGCGAAGGGTCAAAACGAGTATTAAATATGCGCCCATACCCAGTTCAATTAATGGGAGCGATCGTTTTACATGGTGGCGATATTGCAGAGATGAAGACAGGGGAAGGAAAAACTTTAGCTTCAACTATGCCTGCGTACTTAAATGCATTAACAGGTGAAGGTGTTCATATCATCACTGTTAACGAATACTTAGCGGATCGTGACGCAAGAGAGATGGGTGAACTCTTTAGGTTCCTTGGCTTAACAGTTGGTTTAAACGTAAATAGTATGAACAAAACTGAAAAGCGCGCTGCCTATCAAGCTGATATCACTTATGGAACGAACAATGAATTTGGTTTCGATTACTTAAGAGACAACATGGTTCTCTACAAAGAACAAATGGTACAACGCCCATTAAACTTCGCAATTATTGATGAGGTCGACTCTATTTTAATTGATGAGGCGAGAACACCATTAATTATTTCAGGATCAGCGCGTAAGTCGGCTGCACTTTATCAGCAAGCAAACACATTTGTCCGCACACTGAAAAAAGAAGTTGATTACACTTATGACGTGAAAACTAAAGGTGTACAATTAAGTGAAGAAGGAATTACAAAAGCTGAAAACTTCTTTAACGTAGATAACCTCTTTGATTTGAATCACGTTACATTGACTCACCATATTAATCAGGCACTAAAAGCACACGTATCGATGCACCGTGACATGGATTATGTTGTTAAAGAAGGTAAAGTGGTTATAGTTGACCAGTTTACGGGTCGATTGATGGAGGGACGTCGATATAGTGATGGACTACACCAGGCGATTGAAGCAAAAGAAGGATTACCAATTCAAAATGAGAGTATGACATTAGCATCAATTACATTCCAGAACTATTTCAGAATGTACAATAAACTAGCTGGTATGACGGGAACAGCAAAAACGGAAGAAGAAGAATTCCGTAACATTTATAATATGAATGTTTTTGCGATTCCAACTAATAAACCAGTTGTTCGTAATGACCGACCAGACTTAATTTACAAAACGATGGAAGGTAAATTTAATGCCGTTGTTGCTGATATTAAAGAGAGAAATAAAAAGGGTCAACCAGTGCTCGTTGGTACTGTTGCAGTTGAAACATCTGAATTAATCTCTAAATTACTAAAGAAGGCTGGGGTTAAGCATAACGTCTTAAACGCTAAGAACCACTTTAGAGAAGCGGAAATTATTGAAAATGCAGGTGAGAAATTTGCTGTAACAATTGCAACTAACATGGCTGGACGTGGTACCGACATTAAACTAGGTGAAGGTGTTAAAGAACTTGGTGGTTTAGCAGTTATCGGTACAGAACGTCATGAATCTCGTCGTATTGATAATCAGCTTCGAGGTCGTTCAGGTCGTCAAGGTGACCCAGGTGAATCACAATTTTATCTATCAATGGAAGATGATTTAATGCGTCGCTTTGGTTCGGATAATATGAAAGCAATGATGGACCGCTTGAATATGGATGACTCTCAACCGATCGAAAGTAAGATGGTTTCTAAAGCAGTTGAATCGTCACAAAAACGTGTAGAAGGTAATAACTTTGATGCACGTAAGAACGTTCTTGCTTATGATGATGTCTTAAGAGAACAACGTGAGGTCATTTATCAACAGCGCTACGATGTTCTTAATTCAGAAAACTTATATGATGTTGTGATCGGTATGATTGAGGAAGTTGTTAATGATACTGTAGACATGTATACATCTGATGAGGACAGAGAAGCTTGGGATTTAGATGCTTTAATTGAATATGTTCATGCAAACTTAGTTGAGTCTAACTATTTAACAAAAGCAGATATTGAAAATAAAGAACCAGAAGTAATTAAAGAAACAATCATGGAAAAAGTTGTTCAGAAGTATCAAGAAAAAGAAGCAGAACTTGGTTCTGAGCAAATGCGCGAATTTGAAAAAGTCATTGTATTAAGAACAGTTGATACGAAATGGATGGATCATATTGATTCAATGGATCAACTTCGCCAAGGTATTCATTTACGTGCATATGGACAAAATGACCCGTTAAATGAGTATCAAATGGAAGGTTTCGCAATGTTTGAAGCAATGGTTCAATCGATTAATGAAGAAGTCGCTCGCTTTATTATGAAAGCACAAGTTCGTCATAATCTTGAGCGCCAAGAAGTTGTTAAGAATGCGACTGCAGTTACAGGTGACCAATCTAAGAAACAAAAGAAAAAGACACCATTTGTTAAAGGGGAAACAGTTGGTCGAAATGACCCATGCCCTTGCGGAAGTGGCAAGAAGTACAAACATTGTCACGGAAGATAA
- the ftsE gene encoding cell division ATP-binding protein FtsE, producing the protein MIQMQDVKKTYPNGVAALKGINVDIKPGEFVYLVGQSGAGKSTFIKLIFREEIASSGTIKVNNKDLVDMKWKDVPMLRRDIGVVFQDFKLLPKLTVYENVAFALEVVEQSPRQIRKRVMEVLDQVGLKNKARFIPDELSGGEQQRVAIARAIANYPKLLIADEPTGNLDPDTSWEIMKILEEINASGTTIIMATHSKEIVNTIKRRVIAMEDGLIVRDQYRGDYGYEN; encoded by the coding sequence ATGATACAAATGCAAGATGTAAAGAAAACTTATCCCAATGGTGTCGCCGCATTAAAAGGTATTAATGTTGATATTAAACCCGGCGAATTTGTCTATCTAGTTGGACAAAGTGGAGCAGGAAAGTCAACTTTTATAAAGTTAATTTTCCGCGAAGAAATAGCTTCAAGTGGTACGATTAAAGTAAATAATAAAGACTTAGTCGATATGAAATGGAAAGATGTTCCTATGTTGCGTCGCGATATTGGAGTTGTCTTTCAAGACTTTAAGTTACTTCCTAAACTAACTGTTTACGAGAATGTTGCATTTGCATTAGAAGTAGTTGAACAATCGCCACGACAAATTCGTAAACGTGTGATGGAAGTCTTAGATCAAGTTGGACTGAAAAATAAAGCCCGTTTTATTCCTGATGAACTATCAGGTGGTGAGCAACAACGTGTTGCGATTGCACGAGCAATTGCTAATTATCCAAAATTGTTGATTGCAGATGAGCCTACTGGAAACCTTGATCCCGATACATCTTGGGAGATCATGAAAATCCTAGAAGAAATTAATGCATCAGGTACAACCATAATCATGGCTACCCATAGTAAAGAAATTGTTAATACAATTAAACGCCGTGTTATTGCAATGGAAGATGGTTTGATTGTACGCGATCAATATAGAGGTGATTATGGTTATGAAAATTAG
- a CDS encoding flagellar protein FliT, giving the protein MKKLDELNRVTQKLAQLLEQPVTVKNREQVLNEINQFLDQRENLLKDIKPPYSETDAKTAQSIMEKDKEIQLKLDHLFLELKSELRDVKRQKSSSEKYLDPYRHVASNDGTYWDKKK; this is encoded by the coding sequence ATGAAAAAGCTAGATGAATTAAATCGTGTAACACAAAAGCTTGCTCAATTACTTGAACAGCCTGTTACTGTGAAAAATCGTGAACAAGTGTTAAATGAAATCAATCAATTTCTAGATCAACGTGAGAATTTATTAAAGGACATAAAACCACCTTATTCAGAAACAGACGCTAAGACTGCACAATCTATTATGGAAAAGGATAAAGAAATTCAATTGAAGCTTGATCATTTATTTTTAGAACTTAAGAGTGAATTAAGAGATGTAAAAAGACAAAAGTCATCATCTGAGAAATATCTTGATCCTTATCGTCATGTCGCAAGTAATGATGGAACTTATTGGGATAAGAAAAAATAA
- the hpf gene encoding ribosome hibernation-promoting factor, HPF/YfiA family: MNYNIRGENVEVTDAIKAYVEKKVGKLERYFESSPTSDVKVNLSVYNEEQKIEVTIPMTNLLLRAEEKHEDLYAAIDLVVDKLERQIRKHKTKINRRTRQKGNAKYMFAELETNSVEQEDDGDSIEIVRTKRFNLKPMDSEEAILQMDMLGHDFFVFTNADTGDTSVVYRRHDGKYGLIEPN; encoded by the coding sequence ATGAATTATAACATCAGAGGTGAAAATGTTGAGGTGACAGATGCTATTAAAGCATATGTAGAGAAGAAGGTGGGCAAGCTTGAACGCTACTTTGAATCGTCACCTACATCAGATGTCAAAGTTAATTTAAGTGTCTATAATGAAGAACAGAAGATTGAGGTCACGATTCCAATGACGAATTTATTACTAAGAGCGGAAGAAAAGCATGAGGATTTATATGCTGCCATCGACTTAGTAGTAGATAAGTTAGAACGTCAAATTAGAAAGCACAAAACGAAAATTAACCGTAGAACTCGTCAAAAAGGCAATGCTAAGTACATGTTTGCTGAGCTAGAAACAAACTCAGTTGAACAGGAGGATGATGGCGATAGTATTGAAATCGTCAGAACAAAACGTTTTAACTTAAAGCCAATGGATTCTGAGGAAGCAATCTTACAAATGGATATGTTAGGTCATGATTTCTTTGTCTTTACAAATGCAGATACAGGGGATACAAGTGTTGTTTACCGTCGACATGATGGTAAATATGGTTTAATTGAACCGAATTAA
- a CDS encoding ROK family transcriptional regulator: MSRTWNQYVVKQENKTLVLTTIMNHTPISRAKVAKITGLNKGTVSSLVSELIDEELVEESGPGKSSGGRRPVMLLFNGNAGYSISIELGVGYILGVITNLNGEIIVEEKIQLQTTHYKTIFPMMINLIRGLMNQVPESRYGVIGIGVGVPAVVSQKGEILLAPNLYWKNVKLKEELEAVFDIPVYIENEANAGAYGEMRYGSSQNSRHTIFASIGIGIGVGMVLDGKLYHGLNGFAGELGHMTIEKDGKSCRCGNSGCWERYASEQALIDEALNRGLIDEGQSEPFEQLIQLADEGDNHVIELFNEIATYIAIGLTNCINIFNPEHVIIGNRLMRAKEWFYPVIESYILDHAIGFHQNKLKIDSAKLGHHSTVAGMAAFTIEGFLLNQRNNLV, encoded by the coding sequence ATGAGTCGGACGTGGAATCAATATGTTGTTAAACAGGAAAATAAAACACTCGTTTTAACTACAATTATGAACCATACCCCGATATCAAGAGCAAAAGTTGCTAAAATAACGGGATTAAATAAAGGGACCGTTTCATCATTAGTTAGTGAGCTTATTGATGAGGAACTCGTTGAAGAGTCTGGACCGGGAAAATCGAGTGGTGGACGTCGACCAGTTATGTTGCTGTTTAATGGTAATGCTGGTTATTCAATTTCTATTGAATTAGGAGTTGGATACATATTAGGTGTGATTACAAATCTAAATGGAGAAATTATTGTAGAAGAAAAGATTCAATTACAAACAACACACTATAAAACTATTTTCCCGATGATGATTAATTTAATTAGAGGATTGATGAATCAAGTACCGGAAAGTCGCTATGGTGTCATCGGAATCGGTGTTGGTGTTCCTGCAGTCGTCAGTCAAAAGGGTGAGATTTTACTCGCACCTAACTTGTATTGGAAAAATGTGAAGTTAAAAGAAGAATTAGAAGCAGTTTTTGATATACCTGTTTATATTGAGAATGAGGCCAACGCTGGCGCCTATGGTGAAATGCGCTATGGATCTAGCCAAAATTCACGCCATACGATATTCGCAAGTATAGGTATTGGTATTGGTGTCGGAATGGTTTTAGACGGGAAGTTATATCACGGGCTGAATGGTTTTGCTGGTGAATTAGGTCATATGACAATTGAAAAGGATGGAAAGTCATGCCGCTGTGGCAATTCTGGTTGCTGGGAACGTTATGCATCAGAGCAAGCATTGATTGATGAGGCACTGAATCGTGGACTCATTGATGAAGGTCAGTCTGAGCCGTTTGAACAGCTTATTCAACTAGCAGATGAAGGCGATAATCATGTGATCGAATTATTTAATGAAATTGCTACTTATATTGCAATTGGTCTAACAAATTGTATTAATATATTTAACCCAGAACACGTCATTATTGGAAATCGGTTAATGCGTGCTAAAGAATGGTTTTATCCAGTCATCGAGTCATATATTTTAGACCATGCAATTGGATTTCATCAAAACAAGTTAAAAATTGACTCAGCAAAACTCGGTCATCATTCGACTGTCGCAGGAATGGCAGCCTTTACAATTGAGGGGTTTTTATTAAATCAGCGAAATAACTTGGTATAA
- the prfB gene encoding peptide chain release factor 2 (programmed frameshift), whose protein sequence is MELTEIKQELTKISNRIDEFRGLFDLEKKRADIADLENEMTAPNFWDDQKNAQKIIDQVNHLKNLVQTFDQHVEALENLEVTYEFVKEEDDQELRQELNEELEKLIKDLNQYELLILLSDPHDKNNAILELHPGAGGTESQDWASLLLRMYTRWAEHKNFKVETLNYLPGEEAGVKSVTLLIKGHNAYGYLKAEKGVHRLVRISPFDSSGRRHTSFVSCEVTPELNDDIDIEIKSEEIKIDTYRASGAGGQHVNTTDSAVRITHIPTDTVVTCQSERSQIKNREQALKMLKSKLYQLEIEKQQAELNELRGEQKDIGWGSQIRSYVFHPYSMIKDHRTNLEIGNTQSVMDGGIDPFIDAYLRQNV, encoded by the exons ATGGAATTAACTGAAATAAAACAAGAACTAACGAAGATTTCTAACCGCATTGACGAATTTAGG GGTCTCTTTGACTTAGAAAAGAAAAGAGCCGATATTGCCGATCTAGAAAATGAAATGACAGCACCTAACTTTTGGGATGATCAAAAAAATGCTCAGAAGATTATAGATCAGGTAAATCATTTGAAAAATCTTGTCCAAACCTTTGATCAACATGTTGAAGCGTTAGAAAATTTAGAAGTAACTTATGAATTTGTTAAAGAAGAAGATGATCAAGAGCTAAGACAGGAATTAAATGAAGAATTAGAAAAACTAATTAAAGATTTAAATCAATATGAATTGTTGATTTTATTAAGTGATCCTCATGATAAAAACAATGCCATCTTAGAACTTCATCCAGGTGCTGGTGGTACTGAATCCCAGGACTGGGCAAGTTTACTTTTACGTATGTATACGCGATGGGCAGAACATAAAAATTTCAAAGTAGAGACATTAAACTATTTACCAGGTGAAGAAGCTGGGGTTAAAAGTGTGACGCTCCTAATAAAAGGACATAACGCGTATGGTTATTTAAAAGCAGAAAAAGGTGTTCATAGACTAGTTAGAATTTCACCGTTTGACTCTTCAGGGCGTAGACATACGTCATTTGTATCATGTGAAGTTACACCTGAGTTAAATGATGATATTGATATTGAAATTAAATCTGAAGAGATAAAAATCGATACCTATCGAGCAAGTGGTGCAGGTGGACAGCACGTTAACACGACTGACTCTGCTGTCAGAATCACACACATACCAACAGATACTGTTGTAACATGCCAGTCTGAACGTTCACAAATTAAGAACCGCGAGCAGGCATTAAAGATGTTGAAATCTAAACTTTATCAACTAGAAATCGAAAAACAACAAGCAGAACTAAATGAACTTCGTGGTGAGCAAAAGGATATAGGTTGGGGAAGTCAAATCCGATCATATGTATTCCACCCTTATTCAATGATTAAAGACCACCGAACAAATTTAGAAATTGGAAATACACAAAGTGTAATGGACGGTGGGATTGATCCGTTTATTGATGCCTATTTACGTCAAAATGTGTAG
- a CDS encoding YitT family protein, protein MIAKYRRQPLPTKAILVFEYGLVILGSFFVAIGFNLFLLPNKIASGGVAGISTILYALFKFEPSIVQWAINIPLFFLGMWILGRGFGIKTLVGTVMVPLFVSLTRDWNPASSDPLLAAVFGGMACGLGIGIVFRGKGSTGGIDLAAQILHKFVPLPFGICVALFDGIIVLTATFVFSVEAGLYALIGLFVTSRTIDLVQVGLNNSKAIMVVSDYLEEIRDALLHEIDRGVTVWQAEGGYTRKDKKMIMSVVNQNEFSRTTQIIKQIDPNAFIIVMNASEVIGEGFSKN, encoded by the coding sequence ATGATTGCAAAATATCGACGCCAGCCATTGCCTACTAAAGCGATACTCGTTTTTGAATATGGACTCGTTATCCTCGGTTCATTTTTCGTTGCAATAGGCTTTAATTTATTCTTATTACCCAACAAAATTGCATCAGGTGGAGTTGCAGGAATCAGTACAATTCTTTATGCATTGTTTAAATTTGAACCATCAATAGTTCAATGGGCAATCAATATACCTTTATTCTTCCTAGGCATGTGGATACTCGGACGTGGCTTTGGTATCAAAACATTAGTAGGTACTGTGATGGTTCCATTATTCGTCTCATTAACAAGAGACTGGAATCCAGCTAGTTCTGATCCGCTACTAGCAGCGGTTTTTGGAGGAATGGCATGTGGATTGGGGATAGGAATTGTATTCCGGGGTAAAGGCTCAACGGGTGGAATTGATTTAGCTGCACAAATTCTTCACAAATTTGTCCCATTACCTTTTGGGATTTGCGTTGCGTTATTTGATGGAATAATCGTTTTAACAGCTACATTTGTATTTTCAGTTGAAGCGGGATTGTATGCATTGATTGGTTTATTTGTGACGAGTCGGACAATCGATTTAGTCCAAGTTGGTCTCAATAACTCCAAGGCAATTATGGTAGTAAGTGATTATTTAGAAGAAATTCGAGATGCACTGTTACATGAGATAGATCGAGGAGTAACAGTTTGGCAAGCCGAGGGCGGCTATACAAGAAAAGATAAGAAAATGATTATGTCTGTAGTAAATCAGAATGAATTTAGTCGGACAACACAAATTATTAAACAAATTGATCCAAACGCATTTATTATCGTTATGAATGCAAGTGAAGTTATCGGAGAGGGCTTTAGTAAAAACTAG
- a CDS encoding DUF4340 domain-containing protein has product MKKSSKQKQRFSATQQKVIWGVGIAVVAILSVFLAMKAIESTQDNLIRFFNTNDEINKLTVRGDDGFVIENNGDEWLVHDRLEETDQFAVTQGLAVLNQWAGEKVQVKRQSVGLDFPSLVIRLDYADNSYKRVALGYPDPTGEGYYVEVQGDGVDGIYIIEKMMIDYFPLDVVKYLDTALLPWPAGNIESIQINHQSDVINLTTNSPYPEEETQANVAGWFIAEPYKHYHNISYAKKQELTESLQTMRMTELLEKDMTDWSTYGLDSSDFTIDFITAEDKLTLVVGESATDDETYARIEGSNDLFTISNKWLELYQQSASAFHDGYVKILALDSLSHLSIDSDSLKVDITVEKDEENTYFKVDDKFLFEKGFREAYTAIAGLRSAGSSEGATYGKPDVVITSTVELEDGQKEIALELVDYDEDHYAAFIDHESDFLIEKAHVEEMLGVIESVLEY; this is encoded by the coding sequence ATGAAGAAATCGTCCAAACAGAAACAGAGATTTTCGGCTACACAGCAAAAAGTTATTTGGGGTGTAGGAATTGCAGTTGTTGCTATTTTAAGTGTGTTTTTGGCTATGAAAGCTATCGAATCAACTCAAGATAATCTAATTCGATTTTTCAATACCAATGATGAAATTAATAAATTGACAGTGCGTGGTGATGATGGTTTTGTAATCGAAAACAATGGCGATGAGTGGCTTGTTCACGACCGACTTGAAGAAACTGATCAGTTCGCTGTTACACAGGGATTGGCAGTATTGAATCAGTGGGCTGGGGAGAAGGTTCAGGTTAAGAGACAAAGTGTTGGTTTAGATTTTCCGAGTCTAGTCATTCGTCTTGATTATGCCGATAACAGTTATAAACGTGTCGCACTAGGTTATCCTGACCCAACTGGTGAAGGTTATTATGTTGAGGTTCAAGGTGATGGAGTAGATGGAATTTACATAATTGAAAAGATGATGATTGATTATTTCCCGTTAGATGTGGTTAAGTATCTTGATACTGCACTATTACCATGGCCAGCAGGAAATATTGAATCAATTCAGATTAATCATCAATCTGATGTGATTAACTTAACAACGAATAGTCCATATCCTGAAGAGGAAACACAAGCTAATGTCGCAGGTTGGTTTATTGCCGAGCCTTACAAGCATTACCATAATATTTCCTATGCTAAGAAACAGGAATTAACTGAAAGCTTGCAAACGATGAGAATGACAGAATTGCTTGAGAAGGATATGACCGATTGGTCTACCTATGGATTAGATTCAAGTGATTTCACAATAGATTTCATTACTGCTGAAGATAAACTTACATTAGTTGTTGGCGAATCAGCAACAGATGATGAGACATATGCAAGAATTGAAGGAAGCAATGATTTATTTACTATTTCTAATAAGTGGTTAGAATTGTATCAACAATCTGCTTCTGCATTCCATGATGGTTATGTGAAGATTTTAGCGCTAGATTCATTAAGTCATTTATCTATTGACTCAGACTCACTGAAAGTAGATATAACAGTTGAGAAAGATGAAGAGAATACTTACTTCAAAGTCGATGATAAATTCTTATTTGAAAAAGGCTTTAGAGAGGCATATACAGCTATTGCAGGTCTTCGTTCTGCTGGTTCATCAGAGGGAGCTACTTATGGTAAACCAGATGTTGTAATTACATCAACAGTTGAACTAGAAGATGGGCAGAAAGAAATTGCGCTAGAATTAGTAGATTATGACGAAGATCACTATGCTGCATTTATTGATCATGAAAGTGACTTTTTAATCGAAAAAGCACACGTTGAAGAAATGCTAGGCGTTATCGAGAGTGTATTAGAATATTAA
- the fliS gene encoding flagellar export chaperone FliS, producing MVQQPYQAYINNSVNTASPAELTLMLYNGCLKFIRYGKKGIEEQNMELKNTNIQKAQNIITELMVTLDQSAPIAKDIMPLYDYINQLLIEANIKNDLNSLDEAANLVEEFRDTWKEVIKQTRTREYKQGVQA from the coding sequence ATGGTACAACAACCCTATCAAGCCTATATAAATAATTCAGTTAACACAGCATCACCCGCGGAATTGACATTGATGCTCTACAATGGCTGCTTAAAGTTTATTAGGTATGGGAAAAAAGGTATAGAAGAGCAGAATATGGAGCTTAAGAATACAAATATTCAAAAGGCGCAAAACATCATTACAGAATTAATGGTAACTCTCGATCAAAGTGCACCGATCGCTAAAGATATTATGCCATTATACGATTATATTAATCAGTTACTAATTGAAGCTAATATCAAAAATGATTTAAATTCATTAGACGAAGCAGCTAATTTAGTTGAGGAATTTCGTGATACGTGGAAGGAAGTTATTAAACAAACACGTACTCGTGAGTATAAACAAGGTGTCCAAGCATAA